DNA sequence from the Armigeres subalbatus isolate Guangzhou_Male chromosome 1, GZ_Asu_2, whole genome shotgun sequence genome:
ACGCATTCCGTGGTAATTTTCTCTTGGTGATTCTTGTCTCGCAGCAAAATAAAGAGCTCtcgcaatttgttgcgagcccCAACAAAATTGGTCCCATTGTCGGACCAGAGCTCAGTAATAGGACCTCTGCGTGATACGAATCGTGTTAGTGCCTGAATAAACCGTTCCGTTGACAGGTCAGTCACGAGCTCAAGGTGAACTGCCTTGGTGCATAGACACACGAATAGGCAAACGTATGCCTTTACTGCTACTCGCCTTGGTCCTGGCCGTACGTATACAGGTCCAAAGTAATCTATGCCAGTTTTTGAGAAAGGACGGGCTACCGTGACCCGGGCTGCGGGTAAATCTCCCATGAATTGCTGGACAGGATGTGGTTTTGCCCGGAAACATCGTTGGCAATGATGTGTCTCGACACATTCCTTCCTCCTAAAGGCCAAAACCGAACACGAACAGTGCTCAGCAAAAGCTTCCGTCCAGCGTGCAACAAACGCGAATGGTAGTGAAGCAGAACTAAACGAGTGAACTGATGGCGTGCAGGTAGAACTGCTGGGTGTTTGGTGTCTCCAGACCCGTCTGAATGTTTCAACCGTCCCTCGACACGAAGTATTTCATCCTAGTTTAAATATGTGTTGAACCAACGCAATGGTGATTTTAAAGGTATAATTTTCTTTGCAGATAACGCTTTCAACTTATCAGCAAAAGTTTCCTTTTGAACTCAGCGAATTAAGATGTTTTCTTCCTCCTTTAGTTCAGCAGTGGTGAGGTAACCAGAAGTACGATCTTCACGACGAGTGCAAAGCGTCCTCGTCAGTCCCAACCAAATGGCGGTCAAAACCAGGTCCGAGTATGACGAGAATTTATAGAAATAAAGTTCGTTGAATTCCTGTACAGCAGAGACGTATTTTCTATCACCACACGACGACGCTCCGTATTTACCTTCTCGTTGGGTTGAACATTCACTGCATTCGGCCATTTTTCTGGACCCAACTCCAGCCAATTCGGTCCCGTCCACCAGAATCCTTTGTCAACGATGTCCTGCGGTAGAATTGCTCTTGATACAAGATCAGCTGGGTTTTGGATTCCAGGAACATGTTGCCATCGGAACCCTTCAGTAATGGCTTGAATTTTGATACTCTGTTTGCTACAAACACATTCCACGTCGACGGAATCGATCCGAGCCAGCACAGTACGCACGTGGAATCGGACCAAAATATGCATCTGCTGAAATGTTTAGCGCTTCCCGCAAAACCTTGAACAACTGAGTGACTAGAAGCGCTCCACAGAGCTCTAATCTCGGTATCGTCTGTATTTTGATTGGAGCCACTCGTGACTTTGAGCTAAGAAGGCGAACCATTACTTCTCCCTTTGCGTTTTGGCTTCGAATATATACACATCCGCCGTATGCCTTATTGGATGCGTCCGCAAAGCAGTGCAATTCAACGGATGTTGCATTGGAAACAACGACACATCTTGCAAGTCGAACCGAACAGAGAACTGGCAACTGCTCCTCAAATTTTCTCCATCTCTCACCCACCATCGATGATATTTTCTGGTCCCAATCTATCGGTTTTCCGTCGTTGCCTGGGAGCGTCCATAACTGCTGCATAATCACTTTTGCTGTTGTTATTGTAGCACCAAACCACCCATGTGGATCGAAAATTGACGCAATCTTCGATAGAACATTCCGCTTGGTTAATTGTTCTCCAGGATCCGTCTGAGTAACATTTAACTTCAGCATAAACTCGTCTGTTGATGGTAACCAGATCAATCCAAGTGTCTTCACTGAAGGATCTCGATCCAGGTTGATTCCACAAGCGCTTGGAATTGCTAAATTGTCCTCCGAAACATCCTGCAAAACCTCCGCACGGTTGCATGCCCATTTCCTAAGCCGAAATCCACAACTGGACATCATGTTGTCCATCTGGTTTCGCAGTTCAATAGCTGAGTCCACATCGTCCGTTCCGGTAATTACATCGTCCATGTAGACGTCTTCGCAGACAACCTTTGCCGCAAATGGAAACCGTTCCTTCTCGTCAATTGCCAGCTGCTTCAACGTTCGTGTAGCCAAGAATGGAGCCGGTTTGGTTCCGTACGTAACAGTGTTGAGTTCGTACGTTGAAATCTCTGCAGCAGTTGTAGGACGCCAGAGAACACATTGTAATGCCCTGTCCTCCGGGCAGACTCCAATCTGACGAAACATTTTTTCTACGTCCGCTACCAACATAATTTGCTTTACTCGACATCGAAAGATCAGTGATCGCAAATCCTGCTGTATTATTGGTCCACACAGCAGAACATCGTTCAGTGAAACGCCTGATGATGTTTTGCAACTCGCGTCGAACACCACACGTACCTTGGTGGTGGTGCTATCCTCCTTGACCACTGGGTGATGTGGCAAGTAACACCGTTTGACCGAATCCGGATCATCAATCTTGCGCATATGTCCTAGCTGTTCATACTCCTTCATGAACGCGCTGTATTGTGTTCGGAGGTTGGAGTCCCTTGCCAACCTTCGTTCTGTGCCGAGGAATCGTCTAACAGCGATATCCCTTGACTCGCCTAGTCGTGATATACCGTCTTCTATTTTTGGTAGCGTAACCGAATATCGTCCATCTGCCTGACGATGAACCGTTCGTACGAACAGAGCTTCGCATTTTGCTTCCTCCGGCGAGTAACTGCTAGCTGGCATATCAACCTCTTCACAGGACCAAAATCGAGCAACTAAGGCGTCCAGCCCTTCTCGCGCTGACGCGTTGCAACTAATAAGAGGAGATGACTTCATGTTGGAGCAACCACCGCAAACTACCCAACCGAAAACAGATTCGTTCAGGGTTGGTAGATGATTTCCCAGTGAGAACCTCTGACCGCTcccgaaaaaatcgaaaaaatgttcTATTCCAAGCACCATATCCACGTCCTTGGACATTGCGAATGTCGGATCTGCCAAAATTACGCCATCTGGAATAGTCCATCCAGTTATGTTTATGGGCGACGATGGTAGGTTGACCGTAACCTTCGGGAGAACTAGGAACcgcattttctttgaaaattcagaTATTCTAGAGCAAACCTTTGCCAGAATTTGCTGCTTCACTCTTGACGCTGACTGACCGATACCGGAAATTGAGATATCCACCTTGCTTCTCGCTACCCGAAGTCGCTGACTTAAACGTTCAGAGATAAAGTTACTCTCCGAGCCCGAGTCCAGCAGAGCACGCGCTGGCAACCGATTCCCGCTATCATCCTCCACAACAATAACAGCTGTTGCTAATAACACTTGTGTCGTGAACTGCTGAGCTGCACTAACGACCACTGTTTCAGATGCTTCCTTGGTCTGACTTGAGTTCGAACCTGCTGTAGCTTGATAATCTGTTCGAGAAGCATTGTCTCGTTTGGCTGACACAGAGACTTTCGCATTGTCCTTTCCAGATTTGAAACAGAGTAGAGTATGGTGTcgttttttgcaatttttacaGGAAAACTTCGATTGGCAATCCTTAGCTAAATGCCCAGCCTTGAGACAGTTTCTGCACAATGAACTCGTCCGCAACAAAGATTCTCGGTCCGAGACCGTCAACTTTTGAAACACTGAACACAAATGTAGCAAATGAATACCAGAGCATGCTGCACAACGTCCCTCTGATGTTTGCGCCGTATTGGAACTAGTCTTGAGCACTGCTGATCTTGGTTTCTGCTGTTGTTGACTGGCACCCCGTGTTGGCAATGATTCGAGAACGTGAGTGCGTCGCTGAAGAAACTCTAGCATGTCcttcacagaatcctgttcctTGTTGGCTGAGTATTCCTCCCAGCCTCGGCGGGTTACTGGATCGAGACGTACCGATATAATGTTTACTAGAAGCAAATCCTTATAATTGGCCGGTTGCACTATTTG
Encoded proteins:
- the LOC134206852 gene encoding uncharacterized protein LOC134206852 → MPKATTTDKKSPSLKRLKTQLKDAQSSLMDIQRFIDGFEDQALSSEIEVRLDMLDGLYETFSETLIDIKSHDDFIEGDESYEKERVEFSDRYYAAKSFLMEKLKQRQEPLDQSLRPENTTIQGEFVDHVRLPQIKLQTFTGDVDDWLSFRDLFTSLIHWRKDLPKVEILHYLKGCLQVTRRGWEEYSANKEQDSVKDMLEFLQRRTHVLESLPTRGASQQQQKPRSAVLKTSSNTAQTSEGRCAACSGIHLLHLCSVFQKLTVSDRESLLRTSSLCRNCLKAGHLAKDCQSKFSCKNCKKRHHTLLCFKSGKDNAKVSVSAKRDNASRTDYQATAGSNSSQTKEASETVVVSAAQQFTTQVLLATAVIVVEDDSGNRLPARALLDSGSESNFISERLSQRLRVARSKVDISISGIGQSASRVKQQILAKVCSRISEFSKKMRFLVLPKVTVNLPSSPINITGWTIPDGVILADPTFAMSKDVDMVLGIEHFFDFFGSGQRFSLGNHLPTLNESVFGWVVCGGCSNMKSSPLISCNASAREGLDALVARFWSCEEVDMPASSYSPEEAKCEALFVRTVHRQADGRYSVTLPKIEDGISRLGESRDIAVRRFLGTERRLARDSNLRTQYSAFMKEYEQLGHMRKIDDPDSVKRCYLPHHPVVKEDSTTTKVRVVFDASCKTSSGVSLNDVLLCGPIIQQDLRSLIFRCRVKQIMLVADVEKMFRQIGVCPEDRALQCVLWRPTTAAEISTYELNTVTYGTKPAPFLATRTLKQLAIDEKERFPFAAKVVCEDVYMDDVITGTDDVDSAIELRNQMDNMMSSCGFRLRKWACNRAEVLQDVSEDNLAIPSACGINLDRDPSVKTLGLIWLPSTDEFMLKLNVTQTDPGEQLTKRNVLSKIASIFDPHGWFGATITTAKVIMQQLWTLPGNDGKPIDWDQKISSMVGERWRKFEEQLPVLCSVRLARCVVVSNATSVELHCFADASNKAYGGCVYIRSQNAKGEVMVRLLSSKSRVAPIKIQTIPRLELCGALLVTQLFKVLREALNISADAYFGPIPRAYCAGSDRFRRRGMCL